Part of the Vigna angularis cultivar LongXiaoDou No.4 chromosome 1, ASM1680809v1, whole genome shotgun sequence genome, aaagtaaaatcacAAATAAATGTAAGCACTAATACAAAAGTATATTaagaagtattatttttctctctttgagttaattgatgaaaaaaaaaattactctttCTTACATAAAATAGTATCTGTAGTCTTTTAGGTATGCATTGCAACactaaagatatttttttaattaaaataaatatttatttctattacTCTATAGtatatgcatattttttttctcataaattaatatagaaGGGGTAAAACGTACTAGTCTAATCCATTGTTAGTTCTAAAAAATGTGCGTCAGACTAACTTATGGAACAAAATCGATTTGATATTGATAATTTGTCCTACTCACAATGTATTCGATTGGGTTTGTCcattaccttttttatttttagtttattttaattaattttcaatttatcaaatatatgtttttagaaatttgtttatataacattacaaatatatttaatcctataaaatattttctaaaattataattagatatattaaaataattatacatttaCATTACTTCTTTTgcatcaaaataattataaatgacactaaaataaaaaaataatgttataatgtATTAGTGAAAATATAAGCACTACGgctgtgtgtttattttttatgataataaaaaatacgattattatttaagtttgaaaaaaggtcaaataaaaaaatgatttaaattaaacaaaggGTGACTTGAAAGGtagtatttataaaatatttattttaattttaaaaattatttaaagtgtaaaattgaaaaataaaagtgagagagaaatattctttgtaaacaattttttaattaaaaaagtagttaagtttgaaaaaagacaaatgtgaaaaaaaaatcactttagaTATAGTACTAGGAAAAACACATGCATTACAAgtattcgttttttttttattataacaaaaagtaataaaattattattattatagttataaaaataaatatatataatttttatataatttttttatagataatttttatttgttgtgataattttttaacttaaaaaaatattttaatttaaaaaaatgattaaatttaaaaaaaaaatgataaaatcaacagttaaataattctaaaaatttacttaaattaGGTATctatatatgtaataataatatagataacaaagagaaattaatttaaataaacttaaaattaataacgatattaatattaatataaaaatagtagGTAACTAATTCGGACACAAAATTGCACGTGATTCTcattagttttaataaaaaaatgaaattattttctgAAAATTGCTATTCTTAACATATTCACTACAAGTGGTATATGTGGTAGTTCTAGACAGTACAGTAGTTCTAAAGAGTACAGACTCTAATCCAGTCCAACCAAACCAAAGCCCAGTCAGTAAGCAAAAAGTTGTTTGCTTCCATTCACGGTTAGCTTCTCTCTCTTTATCTctcaattttctcaattttcGACTTTCCTTGCAAGATTAGGGCATTCAAAACTCAATACTTACTAATCCTCCAAAGTCTCTGGCTTCTTTCCCACTTCCTTCACCGGAGGCTATTACTTTCTCGTTATTAgggtttgttttttcttccGAAATCCCAAATTTGTCCCTCTCAATTTGCACACTCAACTCCAGTTTTACACTTTCAGTACTGGGAATTTCAAAGGGAGTAACTTAATCACAGTTCTTATGTTCCGCTTTTCAGATGGCGTTGCAGGATAGGTTAGACAAGTTCAAGAAACAGCAAGAGAAGTGCCAAGCGACACTGTCAAGCATTGCAGCAAGCCAAAAATCTGCCTCACATGGTTCGGCCAATGGAAAAAACGTGCCCTCTGCGGTTAAGTTTTCGAACGACACGGAGAGGCTCCAGCATATTAACAGCATACGTAAAGCCCCCGTGGGTGCTCAGATGAAGCGTGTTATTGATCTCCTACTAGAGGTACCTATCCAAATTGCCTTCAACTATATTAGTCTTTGTTTCATCgggtttgaattttattctcatttttttatgGTACCAGTGATAGATAGTCACCAGCATGGTAGAAGAATTAAGAATGGAGTTTTGCTTGTCACTTACATGCTTTGGGTTGTCAGCATCTTAACTCCTGTTTGGATAAAGATTTCAACAGACATTTGGGCATGTTCAATTAAGCTTCTCAAAAAACACTAACACTTAGGTCTTGCttggataaatttaaaaacgtacaagttgattttaacttattgtccaattttatctttttctttataatgtCTACTAGTGTTCATTAAGAAATTTATCTAAATAAGGTTTCAGTTTTAAATAACAAAACTGTGTTCCTAAATCACCGAgggtagatttttttttttttctgtaatagTCTACGGGGTGTGTATAATATAACCATAAAAATCCACACAACATGTATAACCATGCTTTTGTTTCAGCCTTGTTGAAGTTAATTTGTGGCTAATGAATCTGAAATGAAATGGTGATTGATATAGTGTAAGATTGATCGATTTGTTTTATCATACTCTTATCTTCATGTGTTTGCGACAGACAAGACAAGCTTTAACACCGGAGCAGATAAACCAGTCGTGCTATGTTGACATAAAGGCTAACAAAGATGTCTTTGAGAATCTTAGGAAAAACCCGAAAGTGAATTATGATGGCCAACGATTCTCTTACAAGGTTTTTATTCATACCACATGATATATCTGTAGTTCTTAACATTCATTTATGCGGATGGTTCTTTAGAAAATAACACGTTCTACattttttgtttgcttttggTCTATAGTCAAAGTACGGGCTTAAGGACAAAACAGAACTTCTTCAACTGATACGTAAGTATCCTGAGGGCCTTGCTGTTATTGACTTAAAGGATGCTTACCCCACTGTGATGGAAGAC contains:
- the LOC108346852 gene encoding uncharacterized protein LOC108346852; translated protein: MALQDRLDKFKKQQEKCQATLSSIAASQKSASHGSANGKNVPSAVKFSNDTERLQHINSIRKAPVGAQMKRVIDLLLETRQALTPEQINQSCYVDIKANKDVFENLRKNPKVNYDGQRFSYKSKYGLKDKTELLQLIRKYPEGLAVIDLKDAYPTVMEDLQALKAAGQIWLLSNFDSQEDIAYPNDPKLHIKVDDDLKQLFRSIELPRDMIDIEKDLQKNGMKPATNTAKRRSAAQIQGISSKPKPKKKKSEINKRTKLTNAHLPELFQNLNNS